Part of the Zea mays cultivar B73 chromosome 4, Zm-B73-REFERENCE-NAM-5.0, whole genome shotgun sequence genome is shown below.
GTCTGCGGTCGGCAGGATTGGAGCAACGACTagaaagtggttggaggctataaatacaaccccaaccacctccattcaaataacccaagcactccactcatacacattcaatagaagagctagcaatccattccaagacacattcaaagcttccaatctctccaagttccacaattgagacaagtgatcataagtgattagcgacttgagagagtgtgattcgtgtttcatttgttgctcttgttgcttggtttccttaatcgtgctttcttcatcttcctctaaactctctaagtgtttgtaaagcttgcaagagacacctaattgtggtgattcttgtggggtcttagtgacccgtgagattgagAAAAAGCACTTGATCGGTctgagtgaccgattgagagagggaaagggttggaatagacccagcctttgtagcctcctcaacggggactaggttctttagagccgaacctcggtaaacaaatcgtcgtgtttatttgtgttgatcttcactcgTTTTGTTTCTCCTcccttcctctctctaaagttcccttgctcatattaatttgtgttggctcccaaagttatccgtattgattgagcaactcttagcaaggagaactatcttccgcactccgaattatctctaacactaaccccgagcatagtgtgtgtttaaagtttgtaaatttcaggttcgcctattcacccccctctaggctactttcaaattGTTTTGCTATAATCGCTCATATTAATTAATTCATTCTTGCACGCCTTAGTGATCTCTTCCTTTACATGGTGTACTattcttttcattttcaagtGTATTGATTGAATGTTCGCATCGCATAGACAACGAGGAGTCCGTGTTTCCCGAACGAGTATCatgacttgtagttcaaatttgaattgtaTGAAGAAATTCAATCAAATGAAATAAGTTTAATAGATATATCAAACACTTAGAGAAATATGCCAAAATTTTGTATGTAGTTCTATATACTTTAGGAACACAACACATGGAACTGCAAATTGAAGAATGGAAATCAAATGGAGCGAAGTCTACTGTTTTCCTCCATCTGCCCTTACTGCAGTAAATGTTTTGAATTTGTAACCTTACAACCCAGTTACACACAGTAGCAAATGTTTTCAATTTGTAACGACCTTACAATAGATAATTTAGAAGGGCTCTTATTGAGGAGTGGGGACAAGCTGCCAGCACCTAGTAAGATTTACTACAGCAAACCACTCATATCCCACACAGTACAAATCAAAAGCGAATGAAGCTGATGAGTGATGATAGCCAAGCCCACCCAAGGCAAAGTTTGCTTAACAACATCTTGATCGTGGTCCACCATTGATCTAATGCCACTGGAAACCATAACAAAGCAAAGTCGGCATTCTTGAAGGCAATGCAAGCAAATGATGGTTCCTGTACTACGTGCTGTACGTATCTCGCAGAAGACAAGGTACGTACAGCACTGTACATGATCAGGGCTTGACGCTGCTGCCATGGCCCGCGGCGGAGGAAGCCCTCGTGAGCGAAGTGAACGTGACCACCGGTTCCACCGGGGTCTCATGGACGCTAGCGACGAACGTGTCGTACCGACGGAACAGCTCCGCCACCATCAGCCGCCCCACCGCCACCACCGCGTTTTTCCCCGGGCACTGCTTGTTCCGCTCCGCGGCCGCGCCGGTCTCCGGCCCGTTCGACCACACCACGTGGTCCAGCAGCCTCCGCCGCTCGTCGTCGGAGCAGACGGCGAACCGGTCGGGGACGAACTCCCGGCCGCGCCGGAACACGCGCTCGTCGCGCGTCGCCAGTGGCTGGTACCCGAACAGCATCTCGCCCTTCTTCACCTCGTACGCCGCGTCGTGGCTCTCGACCACCATGTCCTGCCGCGCGCGGCCGTACTGGAACTCCACCGGCGGGTTCATGCGCAGCGTCTCCCACACGAACGACTTCACCAGCGGCATCTTCTCCACGTCGGACAGGGTGATCGCGTCGCCGGCACTGGCACTGCCCGGTGGGACGACGGCGCGCACCTCGTCGGCGAGCCTGGCGTGCAGCTCCGGCCCGCTGCGCGCAAGCCACTTCACGACGTGCGGCAGGAAGATCTTGTAGCCGCCGTAGGCGTTGAAGATGGCGAGGAAGATGAGGTTGTGGAGGAGCTCGTCGCGGGGGACGGCGCCCGGCTCGGCCTTCTCGGCGTCGTCGAGGACGCCCGCCGCGACGTCGGCGAAGTAGGCCGTCAACTCGGCGTAGTCGCGGCGCACCAGGAACGGCGGGAGGCGGAACGTGTGGAGGAGCAGATCCTCCAGTGGCCAGGGCCTGATGGCCTTGCTCGCGAGCGGGTGGAGCTGGAACACGAGCCACTTGAACGCCTTCGCCGCGGCGCCGTCGCCGATGGCCTTGCTCGGCAGCTTCCCGCCGAACAGCGAGGCGCAGGTGAAGTCCAGCATGTGGCGCATGTTGTGCTTGTTGAACTCCACGGCGGAGGCTCCGCCCGCCATGCCGGCTTCGACGGCGTCGAACGTGGCGGTGAAGGCGGCGCCAAACGCCGGCGCGACGTGCTGCATCCCCGCGGCCGCGAGGCGGATCATGACGCGCTTGAGCGCAGCGTGGCGCGGGTCGGCGCCGTCGAGGAACGCGAGCGGCCGGTGCCCACCGAAGAGCGCGAGCGAGGGCATGTAGGTGCCGTCGAGCGTGCCGTCCTTGTCGACACGGGAGTCGTCGAGTAGGACGCGGAAGCTGCGCGCGTCGAGAACGGCGACGACGCGGGAGTCACCGGAGAGGAACGGGCCTGGCGGCATGTTGACGCGCAGGACGGTGGCGCCGCCGTGTTTGGCGACGCGAAAGCGGAAGTACTCCTCCGCGCCCTGGAAGTAGAAGTAGTCCAGGCGGTCGCGCAACGGCGTGAAGAAGGGCACGCCGTAGCTTCCCGGGATCTTGTGGACCGGGAGGCCAGAAGGTGACAGCTTCTGCTGCTCGTCGCCGGCGTTGGCTCGTTTCGATGCCATGACCGAGAGGAGAGAGCAGCAGGCCAACGTTTAGTGTGTTGAAGTCCTCGCTCTACGTACCGCGCCCGCGCGTGTTAAATAGCCAAGCCGCGCACTTTAAC
Proteins encoded:
- the LOC103654805 gene encoding allene oxide synthase 3 — translated: MASKRANAGDEQQKLSPSGLPVHKIPGSYGVPFFTPLRDRLDYFYFQGAEEYFRFRVAKHGGATVLRVNMPPGPFLSGDSRVVAVLDARSFRVLLDDSRVDKDGTLDGTYMPSLALFGGHRPLAFLDGADPRHAALKRVMIRLAAAGMQHVAPAFGAAFTATFDAVEAGMAGGASAVEFNKHNMRHMLDFTCASLFGGKLPSKAIGDGAAAKAFKWLVFQLHPLASKAIRPWPLEDLLLHTFRLPPFLVRRDYAELTAYFADVAAGVLDDAEKAEPGAVPRDELLHNLIFLAIFNAYGGYKIFLPHVVKWLARSGPELHARLADEVRAVVPPGSASAGDAITLSDVEKMPLVKSFVWETLRMNPPVEFQYGRARQDMVVESHDAAYEVKKGEMLFGYQPLATRDERVFRRGREFVPDRFAVCSDDERRRLLDHVVWSNGPETGAAAERNKQCPGKNAVVAVGRLMVAELFRRYDTFVASVHETPVEPVVTFTSLTRASSAAGHGSSVKP